The following is a genomic window from Micropterus dolomieu isolate WLL.071019.BEF.003 ecotype Adirondacks linkage group LG04, ASM2129224v1, whole genome shotgun sequence.
TGATTCCCCGGCGGGACAACCTGCCAAGCGGTGAGCTTGCCAGCAACCCACTCATACATTCCTCAACAGAGTGGCCGCTGCCAGCTTGGCGAGTCTGGGTGGGTGCCACCCAGTGCTTCCTTAGCTGCTCCAGACACCTGAACTAGCAGAGGagtggaagagaaagagagagaaacagggatGGATGGAAGGGTCCAGAGCTGTGTTAAATAGCCAGCAAACAGCCAAAGCAGCTGTTGTGGACTTTTCCACAACGATTCCACTGTTCCAGCTTCAGGGATAACACTAATTAAAACTGTGCCAGTCTCTTTTCTTGCCAGAACTTTCCTTACATACATACTGTCtatgcacacatgcatttagacacatgcTGTCTCTCAGATACACCATCAACCCCTGCTTGTTTGAATGAAGTTACTGACACTCTGTTGTGAACAAAATTAACTTCTTTTGGTCTTTTCCCTGACtaacttaaagctgcagtaaCATTTTTTTGGCCCACCTGGCTGTCTGATCAATGTCCATTAGTCAAGTTCAGTACTCATGCCCATTTTGGCTTTGTTTTTTGGtcttcaccaactcctgagggaaatgtcAGGCTCTTTTGCTGCTTAATGTGTCACTAAGTTCACTAGTTGTTAACTTTGTCAGTGTACCGTTTGGTGCTGGGCAAGTAATATATTGTGGGTTtgtcagagttttttttttttgctaaaaaatGAAGTGAGAGTGAACCTGAACAGTAAAATTGCGGGATgtcaaaccaaaacaatgagctgaaagcgAGACTGTCCTCCCAAGCAAGTGccccaaaacgacatatatTTACATTCAAGTGACAAAGCCCCCTAGCCACAATTGTTATAATGACGAGAACAAAGGATAAAGTAAGTTGACAGCATAAAGGAGAGACTGAGTCCATTTAGAGTGATTGTCAggctggatggatggactttaacaaaggaggGCCActgttcatttcctgtttccaaCCGACAGTCAACATCcttttttttcaaaagcatGACCTCAATCGTTTTTTAAAACCGGAACCAAATTTTTATTAACCATGACAACAAAGGTCCTTAATGAAATagtcattttaacccaaaccatgatctttctcTAAATCTGGCCAAACCTTAACCATTATGTTGTCACATCATGAAGTTGGTGTATTTGAGCAGTGATTTAAAATGGTTTTGAAAGGCACTTGATAAGTTAGAACCTGAAAATATctgaatgataaataaaattattaattggTTAACAAAACTGATGACTAATCACTactacacaaaaaacaaactcttcTCTCAATCCCTCGGAGGACACACATGCTGTAAAAGAACAGAAATACATTGCTTTTCTCCGTGGTTGGGCTCTAATTGCTGCACAAAAGAATAATGAAGTGTGTTCACTTCCAAGAGAAACCTTTGATCCCAGCCACTTTTCTTCACCTTCCTCAGAGTGGGCATTCCTACATAGATTAGCTGGAAATCTTTCCTGTTCAATCAGAGGATAATCCCCCGAAATAAGACTGCTCGGCTCTCATATTAAGAATGATTTAGGCACAGTGAATTCCGGTGAGGTCAAGTCTCCACTTTCATGTTATGATGTGGCTGTTCCAGTTGTTATACATAACTTGTGGAGAGAATAAGAGCAGACAgaataaaggagaggaaaagaaggcaacttcttttttttttttttactgttcagAGTTCAAAGTCATCATGTGGATTTCAAACATGAATAAAGGTCATTGACACAGCTCAGTCCAAAGAaagtttgtgcgtgtgtgtagctTGAATAAGAGTGTCTGGGAGTTAACTTTTTAAGACGTTTGAGGTCTTGCAGATATTTCCACATCAGGTTTTCCTTCAGCCTCACACACACTAGACACCACACAGCAGAACATTCATCAGGAGTGTATTAGTATGAATGAGAATTACAAGGAAGCGCTGGTGCACATGGGCTTTTTCCCTCCCAGGGTCACACAGAAGAGAGTGGCTCACATGTATTTACTCCacttaatgtgatttaaaagTGACTGAGAGGACAGTGCTGCCTTTAAGATAACAGGAAGCTTTAATTATCCCCATGGCAAAATTGTGTAAGCTGCTGTGATGTGAGTCTATTTCCATTtctaaactgaaacaaatgaaCCTAGTTCAtttctttttgtcctttttggcACAGATTTCTGAATATGGGGAATGATTTGGCAACAGAACCAATAAGCTCAGCTTTATTTAGTTCAGCTCATTTTAGTCAAATTCAATAGTGTATAAAAGAAATCTGGGAAGACTGCTGTAGGCAGTGAGCTGTCACACTCTCTCTACTCTTCTGCAGATTTTGTAGGGAAAGGCAGGCAAGAGAAAATGGCTCCCTAACAAGATTTATAATTTTACACCAAGGATTCAAGCTTTGGCTCATTATCCCTGAGTGGGATTGGTCAGCATCTATGATTTTAATTCATTCATAGAAACACTGCACTGTGTTCATCCTTATAGTGCCTGTGTGTCAGAGGAGATGAGAGTCCAATAGAAACATAATACCAGAATTAGCCATGGAAAAGCCTCCTCTGATGGAGCATGAGGAGAAAAGACTGgcttatttcaagctaaagtgAAAAGGACAGTATGGGCAAGACAGGGGTTTTAGTGGTTTTACAGTTCAGTTATGGTGTTCGAAAGCATGGTCTTTCAGCAACGTGGGTGGCACGGTTGTTCCTAGCATCTCTGCTATTGTATTGTCATTGGCTCTGTGCACTTGTCAGCATCATTGCTCACTTTCTCAGGATAAATGTTGGTTTTGCTTTATGTAGGAAAGCCAAGGCAGCAGCAGCTTTGATTCGTGAAATTGCCATGGCCTCAGTGTGAGAGCTTGTGTCACTGCAGATGTCCAAATTCCTCTgacatgtttattgttttctttttattttgcgGAGGCCATTCAGCACAGCCCTAGAGCCACTGTTCCTGTAGCTACTCTTCCATGCGAAATCTAGTTTGTCGTATAAACAGAGAACCAGAAAATAACAAGCACAAGTAAAGGGGAAATTTCCACCCCAGCCTTGTCCTCCTTTTTCTCCCTAGCCCCCTTCAGTGTACCCACCACTTGTTGTCCTTTATTTGTGGCTTAAGTGCTTTGGCATTAAAGCTTATtattttttggtaaataaaCCAGTTTCTGGTAGGAATTACACACAACTTGGTGTGAGGTCCTTTTCAGAAAGGGGCCTGGATCcttttatgtaaaatgttttctatttCTGCTTTTGTAAGACACTTTTGACTGctttgaaagagagaaacaaggTTTTTCTTGCGTTTCTGGGGGTGAGGTTGGGGATTTTTCTCAGCATTGTGGTGAGATTTATTCGAAGAGGCTGCATTTTTTCCTGATTTCCCTCTTTGTTCTCTGTAAGTAGTTCCAGGTCCcccctcactcacacacacgtgtgtgtgtgtaaacgtGCACGAGGGTCTGTGATTTTGCACATGGgcgtgtgtatgtgcgtgtgtggacCACATGTGTGAATGCGTGTGCGTGAGGGTGAGGCGGGGACTTGATGTGACACCTGCTGTTGGGATGAATAGGGTCAGTGGCAGGGCCCTTCAGCAAGCAGCAGCTGCTTGTTCTCACTGCAAGCCCGACTCTCTCAGCGCTCCGAAGCCACTAGCACTACAAGTGAGGCCCTGACACAACACATAGTGCCCCCTACCACCATCTCCTATCATTACAGTTATTATCTTCAAGCATAGCAATTCCCCTTCTTCAAGGATCACGATCTTAATCGTTCGGAAGGAAATGTGAAATTGAACTGAGGTAAACATCAAATACAAACTTCAATTTCCATTCTTGCGCTCTCTGAATGCAGGAAGAGGTTTCCAGACAGCTGCTGACAGACAAAGATTCTTGGTATTTGGTTGGTCTGACCTGTCTATGCTCTCTTGCTGTGTGGTAGTCTGCCCTGCGTGTGACTTAGAAGGTCTGAAAACATTCCCTGTGGCATAACAGAGGAAGAGGGCAGAAGATAAACAATGAGGTATGAGAacatcagtctgtgtgttaGCAAATTCCTCTGTGTTaaatttgtcttattttttaaTAGGTTTTTAATTAGAAATTTAGGGAAAAAAAGCATCATAACAACCCTTTACAGACACGTCATATGGTAGAAATCACAGCAAATATCCTTTCACAGCATTTTGTTTCGCTACAGTTTATTGTGAAGGTGGTAGACGTATAATATCTTCCCTTATCATTCCACCAGAGGTCAGCCTTTTATTAACAAATTCTGATGAAGTTTCACAAAACTGCCTTTTTTCAGGATGAAAACTTAAACTTAATGGGATGTTTAATACATTACCAATGACTTGTGAGCAATAGCTGCAAATTTGTGCTACATTTTGTTGGACAAAATAGATCCCACGTGCAATAACAGGGGTGGTGTTTGTGTGACACTGGTGATGCCAGCGCAAGGAAAACCCTCCTGTCATCACAGTCCATTTGGGCTGAAGTGCACAAGCAAAGTACAGAGTGTGGTGCTGTTGCTGTGCATTTGTTAAATGAAGGGTTCCTTCAACAGACATCAAACAGGCAACGAATAGTGCTGGGGGTATTCCAAGTTTTTGCCTTGCTGCCGAGAAAGAGAAATAACAGCCTTGAAACAGAAGAAGACAACAAGGTTTGTAGATGAGTTgacaattattattactcaATAAAATACTTGACATTGCAACATGTTCTGAGAGTTTTGAAAACTTCCACAACCTCTGTAAACCATTTTTTATTAACCTGAACACCTCTTAAATTACCCTCTAATGATGCATGTCCCTTTTTGTTTGAGCCATGTAGGTTGCAAGAAGACGCTCTAAGATGAAGGTTGTATGGGCTTGGTCCTTTTGGAGAGTTTGTAGTTGAAGTACATGACAGCCTTGGACTGTGGGGCTCTCCTGGGCAAGCAGGTGCGTCCGTTGCCGAAGTAGTCCTCTAAACACTGACAGGTGTAGGAACCGTCAGTGTTGACACACTGAGCGTAGTGGCTGCACCGGTGAGACCCGGTTAAACATTCATCCTTATCTGGGGAAAGGAGGCGAAGGAGATTTGAAATGTTTATACATGACGAATGCTTGTAGAATGCTTGTCAGCTATTTAATCATTTCTTATCAAGTCAAGGCCGCTTCGTAGCCAAGTCATATTAGACCAGTATAGAGGGAGCAAAGGATTTTGAGAAACTGTGTGTTTCAACCCTGCTCGAGAGATAATTTTGCAATGCTCATCACATGGacgaaaacaaaaacagctcgTGGGTGAGCCCACAGCTGAGTGGGTGAGCTACGAGTGCTCATCAAATAAACATGGTCTATGGATCCTCTGCTGCCAAAGCACATCTTCACGTGATCTCTCTCTTTGCCAATTAACACAGATGAGGAGAACATGTGGAGCTGTGTGGTGATCCATTTAGTCATTTACAGGATTGGACATGGAACAGATCTGAATGTGGCTTAGAAAGATGGCCTAGTGGTCTGAGACGCATTGGACTTCTATTGCATGATGTCCCCTTTATTCCCTCCACATGTTTCCTGTTCATCCCTACTGTCAAATTACGAGAAAAAACCCTCAGATATACCTTAACAtccaaacacataaacacacatccTCACATATGTCACTATTTATAGAGATTTCATGGAAAACATGTGACCATCTGCTTAACAACTACTGGTTATTTAAGCACTCcgaaaacacattacattattaTCTTTGTTTAGTAACAAATAGAGACCACACCTCGACATTGCAGCGAGCCCTGGTGTGTCCCCAGCACAAAACCATCctggcacacacagacaaagctgCCAAAAGTGTTCTTGCAGGTCTGCCGTGGGTGACACACATCAACATCCCGCTGACACTCATTTACatctgcaacacaacacaaacatgtgTCAGACACCAGCAACACATTTGGCTAATTTCATTGCACAACAGTCCAGATTTTTGTTCTTCTCGTCCACACAGCCCGGCCCCTCCTCAActcttcaaaacaaacacacacacacgcagacacaccaACCAAACCACTCAAGGACAAGGTGCTAAAATGTGTCTTGTCTGTGCTCAAAACAATAATCGCCTTCAAAAAGACACGAGAGGTACAAATGAGTACCCTGAACTGGCAACCAAGTCTTTGTATTGACTCTTTGAAAGGTGCGCCGCTGTTCAAAGACAGGGAATGACCTAAAGACACAAATCTTTCACATCAGCAGTGCAGAATGAAGTCGTTTATGGAGTCTTCTGGGTTACATTTACTAATAATGACACcaaatgtttctgtaaataCGGACTGAGTATGGTACGTTTATTGTAGTAACAGCCAGatacatgtttctttttttactttattctaTAGTCATTTGAGATCAGGATATCTTTTTTTCATACCTCTGtcaataaatataacagaaaataCCAAAGGTTTACTAACTACATTAAAGCAACTCAGTGTATGCTGCTTACTTAATCCCTTAATATCCTTACTTAAACATAGAAAAACACCTGCAGTTTTTTTAGGTTTGACTATTGATGTAACTTTGCTACACCATGTACAATACCTCTTATACTTGTCCCACACTACTTTTAACACAGTTGTGCATTGGTGGGGCAAAAGCTATGATTTCTCCCCGTCTTGGACGTTGAATTGTTCCCACCAAAATCTCTCCCACAGTGTGAAAATGTCTTAACAGCCATGAGAGAGGCTGTTGAAAGCTTGCTTCATTACAGGACAGGAGGTGTCTGCTGCTGACTTACCGAGGGGGACTTAAGTCATAAAACGGTTGGACACTGAGGAGAGAGTCCAgggtgtgtttttctttacatgaGGTAATTAAAGGCTTTTTAACATTGGGTGGACAGACCCAGTGGCGAGGTGCCACTGGTAAGTTCGCTGCAGGTAGTTAACACAACGTGCATAGGAAGCTGTGTGCATCAcctgctctacaaataaagccAAATAGAAAAGACCTTGCAAAGCATGATGGTGggaacaacaacacacaacacacaaaaaagctataTGTAAATGAGTAAGGAATGTTGGCGCTGTGATTCCCTATAACACCATTTTGTCTGCAGGAACTTTCCCAAGGGAACCTTTATAGGAACTGAGGAACTTAACCCGCATTTTGATGAATCTTAGGGACAAATTTCTTCAATGATAGTTCCCTTGCCGTGAAAATTTCCTTCTCTGGTGGGTATTTTACAAcagccatttaaaaacaacagcaaacacaGTGTGCTGCTTTACAGCTCTGTGCTTTAATTTTTGACACGAACCCTTATGTAGCCACAGAGGAGAGTTTATGATTAAACAATGAGGTTCAGTGTTTATCCTGCATTAACTGATACTGGCCACTTGTAACCACTGTAAatacaacattgacatatttttAAGTTCATATGGTGCAATTTTTAGCAAACACTTTGACTATTTACTCATCCGCAGGTAtgtagcaacattagcattcatttggagtcatatTTCTGGCCACGTGATGAACGTAAGTTTGGTTTGCCGGCCGTTTGGTCCTGGACAGTTAGTAGGAAGGGTTTTACAGCTTACTGCTTACTACTAAAACAGGGTTAATAAGAGCgatgagagtgaaccaaaacaatcaTCTGAAAGACGTTAAATACCCCTTGAGCTCAGGAGTGAGAATTcactgtaggttcatcactacaaggAGAAAACTATGTCAACAGATATACCACTAGCTTATGATTAGTTAGGGCTGAAAAACAACCTCTCTCAAACATGATCATGATGTCAGACTAAATAATGATGTCATGACTAAATAATGAACTGAATACAAACGGCATTTCAGGATTACTGTCAGGCTAGGATAAACCATGAAAAGTAAAACACCAATCCTAAACAAGTAAGGTATGTTTCTACTGTAATTCACCGTAGTGATAGGCTGAGGGGTGTTTCTGAAGAAGCATTACCTTCACAAGTCTTGTTGTCAGTGGCCAGGTGGAGACCGGGGGGACACAGGCAGTGCACTActccccctctctccatctGGCAACCAAACTGGCAGCGCAGGGAGAAACATGCGGCCCCTCctggaagacagacagggaaaCACTGGCTGAGGATCGGTCAGAGAAATGGGCCACTGGATCACCGCTGagagcaccacacacacacacaccacacacacacacacacacacacacacccacacacacacacacacacaaattgccATACTACCACACCATACTCATACATAAACAAAAATGGTGACCAAACacgacttaaaaaaaaaaaatcagtatctTATCATTGTCATTTATATTTTCACCCGTAAAATACAATATCACCACTAAACTTTGCTATGATATCACTATCAATAATATAAACAGTGAATTTCTGTCATGAACATTTATGTAAACCTAAAATGGTGTGTAAATTAGTACCAAGTCCTCAGATATGTCAACCACCTATTAAGGTAATACGATGGCAGGTGGCTTTTGGGTGAACACTGATCCAACATGAGAAATTTCATCTGTCAGATTACACATTTTCTTCATTTGGGTTTCAGATATTGGACTGTAAGTTTTAAATATTCTGTTTAAACATGAAATTACTCACTGGTGCAGGTGTAGCCATCAGCACTCAGTGTGTATCCAGGTTCACAGTAACAGCGATAGCTACCGTGTGTATTCATGCAGCGCTGGAAACACAGTCTCTTCAGGAAACCGCACTCATTCACATCTGGAGTCAATATGAAACATTATTCAAGCAGCAGATAGAAATCCTTGCGGTAAATGATGCAGGAGAACACAGGTAATGGTTAACAAATTAGAAACATAAGACAGACAATGATTTTGTACATTATACCTTCATCACACTGGGGTCCTTTAAACCCTGTGGAGCATAAACACTTGTCTGGTCccacacattttccatttacACATGGTTTCTTGCACACCGCTGTGGAGGATgataaacacaatataaaccAATCATCACTAATCATTACTAATTACATCACTCACGTCTGTCCACTGGTATATGAAAAGATCCATCATTATAGTGTAAGTATactcataaataaataaataaaagcagcacCAATTAATTTTTTGTCCACCTGAGGACAATGtcaacacaacattgacatgtATCATGTTATAAAGTGGATATGATTATAtggtgttagcaaacagttgcctatgtATGCATACAGCaaacatggagcaacattagcattcatttggagctGTGTTTCATGGCGCCGCCAGGCAAATCGAAATCCAATATTAACTCTCCTTCTACCtatgttttggtctccaccagctacTGATGGTAGCTATCTGATACTAAATtttccactatgttcaccagtaGTTCCTAACCTTGTCTGCCATTTGGTCCTTGGCAGGTTATGTACAGTAggtttttgttacttttgtagAGTTGTATCTCTGGCCATGTAAGTACGATATTCACTAACCTTTTAACCCCGATTGgttctccaccaactcctgtcTGCCTCTTTAGGTGTCAGTTGTTTCATTATGTTAACTAGCTAGTTGCTAAATTAGTCTGTTGTTTGCTGTTGAACTGGTAGTGTAGAGTTGGTTTTGAGagttttttcactgaaaacagaagCCTGGTTGAAGCGATACTGATGACAGTGAACAAACAGTTAAGTTGAGGGCTATAAAATCTAAACAATAAGCTAAAATATGCTAAAATGCTCTATAGAGCTGAAGGGAACTACAAATTTGGATGATGATTCTCCGTGTGTTCGGTAATAAAAGCAACAACTTTCTGATTACATGTAGTCATTTGATGCATTGGCAgtattgaaatattgatttgtgctgctttaaatgtaaaaatactctttaAAACTCTTGCGTTCATAGTTTTACTTAAGCAAATGTACAAAAAGTAGTATCAGCACAATGTACTTGAGTATTAAAAGTGAAAGTACACATTATGCAGAACAGCCCTTTTCAGAGtgttacattatatatatatatatatatattttttttttactggtgaATTAACACATGGATAGTATATGCTGGTTGAATAAATTTAATAAACACACTTTGGGTTGTGTTATatcaaatatattattataccttacacatactgtactacGTACATCACATGGTCTTACTACACATATATAAAATCTTAAGTTAATAGTACCTAAAGctatcagataaatgtagtggagtgtTGGTGTAAAAGCGCAAAGTAGCATAGAAAGGAAATACACATAATACAAGTAAAGCACAAGTACCTCTAGTAACTGTACTTAAGTGAAGTATTTGAGTACATTTACTTTCCAGCACTAATGGTCCTAATGTAGAAATGtatagaagaaaaaacaaatatgagGAAAATTGCAATTAAAAAACCAGGAATGCAAGAATCAAAACTCCCTCACTCTTATTTCCTTGTGTCTGTTGCTTTGGTGAGATACTGAACTGATAACTTGTGAACTGTGGGTAATGTGTCATTGTAGTTGTGCTGTCACTGAATTGCAGAATGACTTACGCTGACAAATGCTGTTAACATTCCTCCATCCCAAACAACAGGAAGTATTCTGACCATAGCTGCAGAGTCCCGGCCGCAAGTGACCCCCAGTGTGCTCCAGCGCATCCTCCACTGACCTGTGGAGGCTGGGACAAAAGGTTATCAGATCATTAAGCATCGCCAAGCCTTCAGGGGCTTCAGTTTCACCACAGAACCCACACACAGGGATGggcaaaaatacatcaaaatgtattttaaaacaagatAACAAATACCCTAATTTtaagtgtatcaaaataaactacaaaatacagcagccaCACCATGTATCAAAGtaaactactgtatttttgaatttcaaaaatactaaaaatacttttccaaGGTACCATAaaatcactttgcaaaccttctATTTGTTGTCCTATTTGATCTATCCCTTCACCACCCTGACTCAGCTGATTAAGTGGACAATGTTTGAGAGCAACAGCTTTTCCTATATGTGAAAAAGCtgatattattagtattttgcagtgtttttaaactacaaaatacaaaacaccaaAGTATTTTGACACAAAATATGAAGCACTTTCAATCAATCCTATCaaatacaaatgacaaaatcctattttgtatttcaacTATGTAAATATATGTATCATAAATACTGCCCGTCCATGCCCACACAGACTGATGCCCTGAAAGCTTTAGAAAACCCACAGACGTAGAATCTTCTGCCCTAGCTATGCCTCGTGCTGCAAGCTAAATAAACATACTTCAAATAATGATTAGAGACAGCAGACATCAACATTTTTACTGCAAGCAATTGTGAAAGTTAAATAGTGTTGGACAACAAATTCAATGATAAGGATTACAAATCAAAAAATGAGGCACCTCAAACAATAGTTAGACCAGTGGTATTCCAAAAAATTTGTACAAGGAAACTATATTCAAAAACGTTTTTGCTTTCAGATTAGTTATATTGTCCATcgtgacagaaagaaaaagtaacACATGTGAAAGATCATTATTAAGTCCCCAAAGGAAGCACAACACAGTAATGAATCTATAGTTAACATACACATATCAAAGATCACATCCATGTTCATTCATTCACCACTTTCTATATAATAAATACTAAGTTGTTTACTCTTGTGAGCAGTAACTGAGAtttcaattatttattaatcataGCTTTCTTGAGTCATCATCACTGAAAAGTTCTTATAATACATACATAGTCACACAACGGTAATTTTCAGATATATATGATGTGATGCATTGTATTGTGGACCATAGGCACTTTGTGAGGGCTCTATATGGTGCGtacttttcatcatcatcagattTTAGAAAGAGGATTATGTAAAAGACAGTTAGCCATTTAcggtttttaattttttagcTAGAGTGTTGTATTAGCAACACGTTCCTCAGAGATGTAGCATAGTGGCTAGATTGATTGGCACAAAAATAATGTGAGAAAAACTAAATTATGAAAAAGCTGTAATAAAAAAGGTAACTCCAGGGCATTAGTGGAGTaggtaaaatgacaatatttgcTTCATCAAACAATTCTGACAaaatggtgtttgtgttttcagtgtaaCTTTTTTGGTCTTTATTACAGGATATGTAATAGTAACATGACAAATGATTTCtttcaaaaatactaaaatacactCAAAACAATATGTcataaagacaataaataataaagaaaaaaattaaggaTTAAATAAAACGAATAAAAAGGAATGGCCAGGGGTGTTTTGATGCAGTAAAGAGTGAAATGTAACCAATTAGCAATATTCCCATATTCccatatttataaaaatatcacATGCATTTTATAGCTTTCCGGATCTTTTGCACACTCACTGCATCTGTATACTGTAACTACTTATGAAACACCTTCCTCATTCCCATGCATTCACCAGAAAAGTCCTTAGCAGTAATCATTTCTGTCTCATTAAAATCTGCTGTAAtaaacaaaagtgcaataaactACATGGCCTATCGAACCCATGGACATGCATTcatttaaagctgctgttaAATCTCCTCACACCCACACAGCAATAAGAGGCTATTAAATGATTAGACACGGGCCAAGTAGGTTCatttcacatgctcacactgTACTGGTAGAGCCCACCAACAGTCTTTTTTGAAGAAGGTGGCTAAATTGCACAGACTCTTGTTGTCCACATACTTGAGCAGCACTTTATTGCTCTTGGAAAAAGGATAGATTACCATATGataaaattcagattttttaacATCAAAAAACAGATTCACTTcttgaaaaacattattttcataaaCTCTGTCTTACCTGTGCTGATGAAGAGCCATGGAGAGCGAAAAGAAATGCACTATCACCACAAAGACCCTTTGGCTTATTTCAGTCATTTTCTTCCACCACAGCTTCTATTATAACCCTTTAAGTTCATATTAGCTACCTCTATCTTCCGAAACCTTCTCTCCATCAGAAGAGACacttgtgttgtggtgtgtgtgtttaaaaggCAATTCTAGAAGTGTCTTCTGTAccaaaggaggagggggggtcACATGGTGTAATTGTAGGGTGCTGAGAGTAATAGGTGTGACAGCTCACCTGTGTGCAAATACATAGAGAGGGGCCACCAAAGATAGGCAGGGGTTAAAACCAAAAGAGAATGACAAAATAAGAATGGAAGTACAAGAATACAAAGAACTGAAAAGTTATTAGTTGACAAAAAACAATATCCACTCAATGTTGACTTATTCACTTGTTCTGGATCGTATCACACAGTCTTCAACAGATGTTCAGTTTGCTCAGTTATCATTATTCTGAGTACTTTCAGGACTTCTTGGTCATGTTggcttgaccttggaaacagcagtttcaGGTCCGCTCATT
Proteins encoded in this region:
- the LOC123970175 gene encoding nephronectin, whose protein sequence is MTEISQRVFVVIVHFFSLSMALHQHSLHRSVEDALEHTGGHLRPGLCSYGQNTSCCLGWRNVNSICQPVCKKPCVNGKCVGPDKCLCSTGFKGPQCDEDVNECGFLKRLCFQRCMNTHGSYRCYCEPGYTLSADGYTCTRGAACFSLRCQFGCQMERGGVVHCLCPPGLHLATDNKTCEDVNECQRDVDVCHPRQTCKNTFGSFVCVCQDGFVLGTHQGSLQCRDKDECLTGSHRCSHYAQCVNTDGSYTCQCLEDYFGNGRTCLPRRAPQSKAVMYFNYKLSKRTKPIQPSS